The Klebsiella sp. RHBSTW-00484 genome includes a window with the following:
- the damX gene encoding cell division protein DamX: MDELKPEDDMKADRNDRRAGRSRQSSERDADPQINFDDVDLDDADDGRPTRGSKARRERDEEQYEEQYEEDVESDEDDAEERQVERRPRKRKKAPAKPASRQYIMMGVGILVLLLLIVGVGSALKSPSSSSGEQTASGEKSVSLSGDQDNNAQPTAQDSSATNNSQPQDVSLPPIASNPTQGQATTEPQGQQRVEVQGDLNNALTQQQGQIDSAVANSTLPTEPATVAPLRNGAAPRQATTERQTAATPTPRPTERKHTVIEPKPQATAKTTAEPKPTPVQPKRVESVATTAPAKATPAQPTKPVATAQTKPTQPTATTTTPAATATATAPAATAAASKSAGDVGSMKSAPSGHYTLQLSSSSNYNNLNSWAKKEKLEKYVVYETTRNGQPWYVLVSGIYASKDEAKRAVATLPADVQAKNPWAKPLHQVQSDLK, translated from the coding sequence ATGGATGAATTAAAACCAGAAGACGATATGAAAGCCGATCGCAACGATCGTCGTGCTGGTCGTTCCCGTCAGTCTTCTGAGCGTGATGCCGATCCGCAAATCAATTTTGATGATGTCGATCTTGATGATGCTGACGATGGTCGCCCGACGCGCGGCAGCAAAGCACGCCGTGAGCGCGATGAAGAACAATATGAAGAACAATATGAAGAGGACGTAGAGTCTGACGAAGACGATGCCGAAGAGCGTCAGGTCGAACGTCGTCCGCGTAAACGTAAGAAGGCGCCGGCCAAACCGGCTTCCCGTCAGTACATCATGATGGGTGTAGGTATCCTCGTCCTTCTCCTGCTGATTGTTGGCGTCGGATCTGCGCTGAAATCACCTTCCTCTTCATCTGGTGAGCAAACGGCTTCAGGTGAGAAGAGCGTTAGCTTATCCGGCGATCAGGATAATAATGCCCAGCCGACAGCTCAGGATTCATCAGCGACGAATAATTCACAGCCGCAGGATGTCTCTTTGCCGCCAATTGCCTCTAACCCGACTCAGGGCCAGGCAACTACTGAGCCGCAGGGACAGCAGCGTGTTGAAGTTCAGGGTGATCTGAACAATGCGCTGACTCAGCAGCAGGGCCAGATTGATAGTGCCGTGGCGAATTCCACTCTGCCAACTGAACCTGCTACCGTTGCTCCACTTCGTAATGGTGCTGCCCCGCGCCAGGCGACAACGGAACGTCAGACGGCGGCGACACCGACACCACGCCCAACTGAGCGTAAGCATACGGTTATCGAACCAAAACCGCAGGCCACCGCGAAAACGACTGCCGAGCCTAAACCGACTCCGGTCCAGCCTAAGCGTGTAGAAAGCGTTGCGACTACGGCTCCGGCGAAAGCGACACCAGCTCAGCCGACGAAACCTGTTGCAACTGCACAGACTAAACCGACGCAGCCAACGGCTACCACTACCACGCCTGCCGCGACTGCTACGGCAACCGCGCCGGCAGCGACTGCTGCTGCGAGTAAAAGCGCTGGTGATGTTGGCTCTATGAAGTCCGCGCCATCTGGGCACTACACGTTGCAGCTCAGCAGCTCCTCTAACTACAACAACCTCAACAGTTGGGCGAAGAAAGAGAAGTTGGAAAAATATGTTGTCTATGAGACTACGCGTAACGGTCAACCCTGGTATGTTCTGGTGAGCGGTATTTATGCTTCGAAAGATGAAGCTAAACGCGCTGTTGCGACTCTGCCGGCAGATGT
- the aroB gene encoding 3-dehydroquinate synthase — MERLTVTLGERSYPITIAAGLFNDPASFQPLQSGDQVMLVTNETLAPLYLDTVRSVLEQAGVKVDSVILPDGEQYKSLAVMDTVFTALLQKPHGRDTTLVALGGGVIGDLTGFAAASYQRGVRFIQVPTTLLSQVDSSVGGKTAVNHPLGKNMIGAFWQPVSVVVDLNCLKTLPTRELSSGLAEVIKYGIILDGEFFDWLENNIDALMALDEKAMAYCIRRCCELKAEVVAADERETGLRALLNLGHTFGHAIEAEMGYGNWLHGEAVAAGMVMAAHVSERLGQFSAQDTQRVIRLLQRAGLPVHGPLEMAADAYLPHMMRDKKVLAGEMRLVLPLAIGKSEIRGGVPHDVVLGAIADTQQAQQ, encoded by the coding sequence ATGGAGAGGCTTACTGTAACCCTCGGGGAACGTAGTTACCCGATTACCATCGCGGCTGGTTTGTTTAACGATCCAGCTTCCTTCCAGCCACTGCAATCAGGCGACCAGGTTATGCTGGTCACCAATGAAACGCTGGCGCCGCTTTATCTGGATACCGTTCGTTCCGTACTGGAGCAAGCGGGAGTAAAAGTCGACAGCGTGATTCTTCCCGACGGCGAGCAGTATAAAAGCCTGGCGGTGATGGATACTGTTTTTACCGCTCTGTTGCAAAAACCACACGGCCGCGACACGACGTTAGTGGCGCTCGGCGGTGGGGTGATCGGTGATTTAACTGGATTTGCCGCGGCCAGCTATCAGCGTGGCGTGCGATTTATCCAGGTCCCTACTACGCTGTTGTCGCAGGTTGATTCCTCCGTTGGCGGCAAAACGGCTGTAAACCATCCTCTCGGTAAAAATATGATTGGCGCCTTCTGGCAGCCAGTTTCTGTCGTTGTCGATCTCAACTGTCTCAAGACACTACCGACGCGCGAACTGTCCTCCGGTCTGGCTGAAGTCATAAAGTACGGCATTATCCTCGATGGCGAATTCTTCGATTGGCTGGAAAACAACATCGATGCGCTGATGGCGCTGGATGAAAAAGCAATGGCGTACTGTATCCGTCGTTGTTGTGAGCTGAAAGCTGAAGTCGTCGCGGCCGACGAGCGCGAAACCGGGTTACGTGCTTTACTCAATCTTGGACATACTTTTGGTCATGCGATCGAAGCTGAAATGGGCTACGGTAACTGGCTGCATGGTGAAGCTGTGGCTGCCGGTATGGTGATGGCGGCGCATGTGTCCGAGCGTTTAGGGCAGTTCAGCGCACAGGATACGCAGCGAGTTATTCGTTTGTTGCAGCGTGCTGGTTTACCGGTGCATGGGCCTCTGGAGATGGCGGCAGACGCCTATTTGCCTCACATGATGCGTGATAAAAAGGTACTGGCTGGCGAGATGCGGCTGGTGCTACCGCTCGCAATAGGGAAAAGCGAGATACGTGGCGGAGTGCCGCATGATGTTGTTCTTGGCGCAATTGCTGATACCCAGCAGGCGCAACAATAA
- the aroK gene encoding shikimate kinase AroK: MAEKRNIFLVGPMGAGKSTIGRQLAQQLNMEFYDSDQEIEKRTGADVGWVFDVEGEDGFRDREEKIINELTEKQGIVLATGGGSVKSRETRNRLSARGVVVYLETTIEKQLARTQRDKKRPLLQVDAPPREVLEALADERNPLYEEIADVTIRTDDQSAKVVANQIIHMLESN, encoded by the coding sequence ATGGCAGAGAAACGCAATATCTTTCTGGTTGGGCCTATGGGTGCCGGCAAAAGCACTATTGGGCGCCAGTTAGCCCAGCAGCTCAACATGGAATTTTACGATTCTGATCAAGAAATTGAGAAACGCACTGGCGCTGATGTGGGTTGGGTCTTTGATGTAGAAGGCGAAGACGGCTTCCGCGATCGTGAAGAAAAAATCATCAATGAGTTGACGGAAAAACAGGGAATTGTGCTGGCGACTGGCGGCGGCTCTGTAAAATCCCGTGAAACGCGTAACCGTCTCTCCGCCCGCGGCGTGGTGGTCTACCTGGAAACAACTATCGAAAAGCAGCTTGCCCGTACACAGCGCGATAAAAAGCGTCCTTTATTACAAGTTGATGCGCCGCCTCGCGAAGTTCTTGAAGCGTTGGCAGATGAACGCAATCCGCTGTATGAAGAGATTGCTGATGTCACTATCCGCACCGACGATCAAAGCGCAAAAGTGGTAGCAAACCAGATTATTCATATGCTGGAAAGCAACTGA